The segment GATTGTTCTTCGTGGACAAGCTCATAGACATGGGCGCGCGCATCATCCTCTGTGATCCGCATAGAGCGACTGTGATCGGATTGGATAAGCAGAGTCAACTACGAGGGATCGAGATGACTTCTCCCGATATCAGGGCCGGTGTATCGCTACTCATCGCTGCCTTGTCAGCTCAAGGAGAAAGTACGATCCACAATGTGAATCAGATCGATAGAGGATATCAGAATATCGATACGCGACTTCAGGCTATCGGAGCCGATATCACAAGAATCGACTGACCGGAGTGGCCTTAGTGTCCATTTAACACTATCTTTGTAGTGCTATGAATCAAACTGTATCTGAGGATATCGGGCTGTTCTTCAATGCCGCTTTCTCCATCGACTTGGTGCTATTCACCTATCACGAAGGCCGTATCAAAGTCCTTTTGCAGAAGAAGGAAGAGTCGGGTGCTTCTCAAGAAATGGCCTTGATCGGTCAACTCATCCAGCCTTCTGAAGACACCAAGCAGAGTCTCAATCGACTGGCTGAATCCAGATTGGGTCGTTCCGATTTCTATCGTAAGCAATTGCGAGCTTTCACCGAACTAGGCCGCCATCCGATGGGCAGAGTGGTGACAGTAGCCTACTATGGTCTGGTCACCTATGACACCATTGCTACGGATGAGCGATTGGAGTGGCACGATATCTATAAAGCTCCGCCCCTCTCCTATGACCATGACAAGATCCTGAAGGTAGCGATTCACCGCTTCAAGAAAGGGCTTCTCCGTCACGCGACCGTGTTCGAGATGCTTCCCAAGGAATTCATTCTGAAAGAAGTATTGGATATCTATGAAGTGGCATTCCAAGAGAAGCTGGACGCACCCAATTTCAGGAGACAACTGATGACTTCAGGTCTGATCAAACCTGTGGGCGAACTGCGTGCCATGAAAGGCCAGATGGGTCGCAGACCGCAGGTCTATATCTTCGAAAAGGACAAATACTCTCAGAAAAAGAAGAAGATCAACATCGGATTTCATCCGATCGCTTGAACCTTAGTTCTTGATAAAAGAGGTATTCTCTACCAAGCGTCCATTGCCGCTGCGGAATTCCAGGCTGTAGGCTCCTGCTGAAAGACCTGAAACATCGAGAATCGATTCTTGCCCTCTATCGATCATCCGTTTCTCGCGGAAATGCACCTTTCCACTCATGTCGATGATGCTCAGATCGAATTGACCGGTCAATTCGGTACGCAGGTGCAATCGATCAGTGGCCGGGTTGGGAAAGATTTCGAAGAGCGTCTCGTCTTCCCATTCGCTCAGTCCCACATTCAATTCGATATTGGCGAATGCATATTCACCCGCGATCAATGAATCCACCTTGATCTGTCCGTTGCCATTGTCACTTCCCGCTTGTAGGGTATACCAAGTATAGATGGACCAGGGGTCACTGCTGTCTTCCCGATAGGCCAGTCCTATGGCCGCCTCGGTATCTCCAACCAGATCATAGTCCAAATGGTAGTCTTCTATACCAGTATAGAAGAATCTGCCTTGCAGACTCAAGCCTTCGCTCCATAATCCTCCTACGGTCCAGTAGTGGGTGTTCGAAAGGTCCAATACATCCTCATCCATCAGATGATCATCCGGACCTACCCAGTGATGCTCAGCTCGGTAGAATGCGGAATCTCCAATGTCCAATACCTTGAGTTTCATATCCACCCAAGGCAGGGTCACGGTCAGGGTGGTCTCTGTCAAGACCTCCTCATAGTCCATGCGGGCTTGATTGATACGATTCTCGCCATTGAGCATCCAGTGCAGTGGTTCAAAAGGGGTGACTACGGTGACCTGGTCGAATTCCCCGCTCACAGTGACCGTATAGGAATGCTTCTGCCAATCCGCATCCAAGAAGGTGAAATCCAGAGGAACATTATCATGGAATTGCGGAGCCTCTCTCAGTTTCTGTTGGACGTAGAATGTAGTGACCCACTCATTCCCTACCGGACCGCTGAAGGCAGAATCGATTACAAAGGTGCTGAAGCCAGGTGCGTAAATGTGGTCTTCAAAGAAATCGGTCATATCCACCCCCGTAGAATTGCTCAAAGCAGAACGGTATTGCTCAGGACTGAAATGACCCAGGTAGAATGAATCCAACACGGCTTGTGTACCTGCTCTGAACAGACTATCCCCCAGATATCCCCTCAAGGTATGCACCTGTGCCGCTCCTTTGTAATAGGTGTGTCGTCCATAGATCACCTCATCCGGAATGGGGGAAAGGGGAAAGAACCCTCCATCATCCACATGAGCGCTTTCCAGCACGAAATGCTGGTTGTCCTTGACTTCAGCAACGAAGGCTTCTGTGCCTGAGTGCCATTCCCGCATGAGATGTTGGCTATATTCTGCATGCCCTTCTTTGAGCCACATATTATTATGGATATCAGGTGACGTCATATCCCCCCACCAGAGATGACCGAGCTCGTGGGAGAGCAGACCATCATTGGCTACGGTGTTCTGGCTCATCATGGTCTGTGGATAGGCGATATTGGTCGCATGTTCCATTGCTCCTACAGTGGTCATGACATAGCCCACTTTGTTCCAGATATACGGTCCAAACCAGTATTCCAATGCATCGATGGCGCTGGGAAGATTCTGAAAACGGGTCTCCATGGACTCCTCTTGGGCTGCTTTGCATTTGAGCTCCACAGGGATGGTTCCATAGGCACCCTCATGATCATAGGCTATGGTCACATAGTCTGATGCAGCAATCGCACTCAGATAGGTAGGAATGGGAATGGAAAGGTGGTAATGACTGAGTATGCTATCTCCTTCCAAAGTGGTCTCACTCATCAGTTCTCCCTGACATCGAGGTATGAAGCCGTCATCGGATAGTACATAGAAATCATAGGTCGCCCGCTCTACGAAGGTGTCGAAGCACGGATACCAGACCTTCCCGAAATTCGGTGGGATGGTGCTCAGGCCTATTCCCAGATTGTAGATGTAGTTGTTCTCGAAGTAGAAACCTCCCCACTGAGGATCCTGATGAGGCTGTCCCTGATACCAGATATTCAACTCGAAGTCCTGATCGATGATGGTAGTCTCAGGAAGTTGTATGCTCAGATTCTGTCCTTCGATGACATTGGGTACGTGATCGAAATCGATTAGCTCCCCATTGTAGGTCACGCTATCCACGGTCAAGGCATAGAGATCCAGGTTGATCACATTCACCCCATCCATACGCGGACGTACATCGATCACCGTATTGGCCTTGATGTATTCTCCATCATAATCCGTGATATCGATATGTATCTCATAGTGTAGCAGATTGAAGGTGTCGCTCCGCTGATTGCTCTCGTTCAGCAGGTTCTTCTGCGCATCGGTCAAGACCTTGGGGCGAATGTGCTTGTGGGTCTGATGGCACCCCCAGCGTTCAGGCTGCGCATATGACATGGTGACACATAGGAAGGACAGAAGAAGCAAGAGCAGACGCAT is part of the Flavobacteriales bacterium genome and harbors:
- a CDS encoding T9SS type A sorting domain-containing protein is translated as MRLLLLLLSFLCVTMSYAQPERWGCHQTHKHIRPKVLTDAQKNLLNESNQRSDTFNLLHYEIHIDITDYDGEYIKANTVIDVRPRMDGVNVINLDLYALTVDSVTYNGELIDFDHVPNVIEGQNLSIQLPETTIIDQDFELNIWYQGQPHQDPQWGGFYFENNYIYNLGIGLSTIPPNFGKVWYPCFDTFVERATYDFYVLSDDGFIPRCQGELMSETTLEGDSILSHYHLSIPIPTYLSAIAASDYVTIAYDHEGAYGTIPVELKCKAAQEESMETRFQNLPSAIDALEYWFGPYIWNKVGYVMTTVGAMEHATNIAYPQTMMSQNTVANDGLLSHELGHLWWGDMTSPDIHNNMWLKEGHAEYSQHLMREWHSGTEAFVAEVKDNQHFVLESAHVDDGGFFPLSPIPDEVIYGRHTYYKGAAQVHTLRGYLGDSLFRAGTQAVLDSFYLGHFSPEQYRSALSNSTGVDMTDFFEDHIYAPGFSTFVIDSAFSGPVGNEWVTTFYVQQKLREAPQFHDNVPLDFTFLDADWQKHSYTVTVSGEFDQVTVVTPFEPLHWMLNGENRINQARMDYEEVLTETTLTVTLPWVDMKLKVLDIGDSAFYRAEHHWVGPDDHLMDEDVLDLSNTHYWTVGGLWSEGLSLQGRFFYTGIEDYHLDYDLVGDTEAAIGLAYREDSSDPWSIYTWYTLQAGSDNGNGQIKVDSLIAGEYAFANIELNVGLSEWEDETLFEIFPNPATDRLHLRTELTGQFDLSIIDMSGKVHFREKRMIDRGQESILDVSGLSAGAYSLEFRSGNGRLVENTSFIKN